A genomic segment from Spinacia oleracea cultivar Varoflay chromosome 3, BTI_SOV_V1, whole genome shotgun sequence encodes:
- the LOC110790295 gene encoding uncharacterized protein: METHMKKQCLFMLKLMTKLPGAPTLVETEPTDGYATSPLCEAIARVTVPHQLRLPIWTTLYDGTSDPYRNVNFYKQRMWQIGIPYDLVEPVMCKYFGGTLDREALEWIMNITPESISCLADLINAFYQQFASSRQLEKQTNDLYRLAQGPIESVRDYFNRFNCEKISIKNCDVKTAIEAFTRGLIPNSELYREITKYPCATFEEVRSRATAQMRIEDDEVTRSTAPRSAGGISDRRSNQWPDHPDISEYGFNVDIGGVFNTLQNVGGTVIWPRKSDKPDSMKDMRKWCEFHRDNGHKIEECISLKKEIAYLLKRGHLKELLSDKGKETYNKEKPAQPDPAKSSDRPTPPKFNKVVNVISGGSDICGLTSSAAKKINRGESEAVKEGQTEDEIALDKSLAAMSITFDDSDSVDAHQEHHDGLVISLPIGNALIKRILIDNDSSTNVLFLEALHEMGLEEKNIVRRSTVLVGFNGESLRTVGEISLPTYVEGVNIMTKFNVVGCPSAYNVILGRPWIHKMKAVIKFPTKWGVMEIKGQQREAKKFYETALKPLTSSI; the protein is encoded by the exons ATGGAAACGCATATGAAGAAGCAGTGTTTGTTCATGTTGAAACTGATGACCAAGCTGCCAGGAGCACCTACTCTAGTGGAGACAGAACCGACCGACGGATACGCAACATCACCATTATGTGAGGCGATCGCCAGGGTAACAGTCCCGCATCAGCTTCGACTCCCTATTTGGACCACCCTCTACGACGGAACGTCCGATCCTTACAGGAACGTCAACTTCTACAAGCAACGAATGTGGCAGATCGGCATCCCGTACGACCTGGTTGAACCTGTCATGTGCAAATATTTTGGAGGTACCCTCGACAGAGAAGCTCTGGAATGGATCATGAACATCACCCCCGAATCCATATCCTGCCTTGCTGATCTCATCAACGCCTTCTATCAACAGTTCGCTAGCAGTCGCCAGCTGGAAAAGCAGACGAATGACCTCTATCGGTTGGCCCAAGGACCAATcgagtcggtacgcgattattttaaccgttttaattgtgaaaaaattagCATAAAAAACTGTGATGTCAAGACAGCTATCGAAGCATTCACGAGAGGTCTCATCCCCAACTCGGAGTTGTACCGGGAGATCACCAAATATCCCTGCGCAACCTTCGAGGAGGTCAGATCGAGAGCCACTGCCCAGATGCGGATCGAGGATGACGAAGTTACACGGTCGACAGCACCACGATCAGCAGGGGGCATCAGCGACAGGCGGTC GAATCAATGGCCCGACCACCCCGACATCTCTGAATATGGCTTCAATGTCGACATCGGAGGCGTCTTCAACACCCTTCAAAATGTAGGTGGAACTGTCATATGGCCTAGGAAGAGCGACAAACCAGATTCCATGAAAGACATGAGGAAATGGTGCGAGTTCCACCGTGACAACGGCCACAAAATCGAGGAGTGCATCTCCCTTAAAAAGGAGATCGCATATCTTCTGAAACGGGGGCACCTGAAAGAGCTGCTGAGCGACAAAGGGAAGGAGACATACAACAAGGAGAAACCCGCCCAACCCGACCCAGCGAAGAGCAGCGACCGACCGACCCCGCCTAAATTTAACAAAGTGGTAAACGTTATTTCTGGTGGTTCAGATATTTGTGGACTAACTTCTTCTGCAGCGAAAAAGATTAACAGGGGAGAATCTGAAGCCGTCAAAGAGGGGCAGACTGAGGATGAGATCGCACTCGACAAATCCCTAGCAGCAATGTCAATCACCTTCGACGACTCAGATTCAGTGGACGCACATCAGGAACATCATGACGGATTGGTAATATCGCTCCCAATAGGCAACGCTCTAATTAAAAGGATACTGATCGACAACGACAGCTCGACAAACGTACTGTTCTTGGAGGCCCTACATGAAATGGGGCTCGAGGAAAAGAACATTGTCAGGAGATCGACAGTCTTGGTAGGGTTCAATGGAGAATCGCTGCGAACAGTCGGAGAGATATCATTACCCACATATGTAGAAGGTGTCAACATCATGACTAAGTTCAACGTCGTCGGCTGCCCATCAGCATACAACGTCATCTTAGGGAgaccatggatccacaaaatgaaagcagtaataaaattCCCAACCAAATGGGGTGTCATGGAGATCAAAGGACAGCAAAGGGAAGCAAAGAAATTCTATGAAACTGCGCTGAAACCATTAACATCATccatctag